The Aspergillus luchuensis IFO 4308 DNA, chromosome 7, nearly complete sequence genome has a segment encoding these proteins:
- the TIF6 gene encoding translation initiation factor 6 (BUSCO:EOG092644O2;~COG:J;~EggNog:ENOG410PFYZ;~InterPro:IPR002769;~PFAM:PF01912;~go_function: GO:0043022 - ribosome binding [Evidence IEA];~go_process: GO:0042256 - mature ribosome assembly [Evidence IEA]) — protein MAVRAQFENSNEVGVFSRLTNSYAIVAIGASENFYSVFEAELQDVIPICHATIAGTRIVGRLTAGNRNGLLVPTTTTDQELQHLRNTLPDSVKIQRIEERLSALGNVICCNDHVALIHPDLERETEEIIADVLGVEVFRQTVADNVLTGSYMALSNQGGIVHPKTSIRDQDELSSLLQVPLVAGSVNRGSPVVGAGMVVNDWLAVTGLDTTATELSVIESVFRLGEMGPRGVGMGNANKESIVESFY, from the exons ATGGCCGTCCGCGCGCAGTTCGAGAACTCCAACGA GGTCGGTGTTTTCTCCCGTCTCACCAACTCCTACGCCATTGTTGCCATTGGCGCTTCCGAGAACTTCTACAg TGTATTCGAGGCCGAATTGCAAGATGTCATTCCCATCTGCCACGCAACCATCGCCGGAACCCGCATTGTTGGCCGTCTGACGGCAGG AAACCGCAACGGTCTCCTCgtccccaccaccacgacagACCAAGAGCTTCAACATCTCCGGAATACGCTACCCGATTCGGTGAAGATTCAACGTATAGAGGAACGTCTTTCGGCTCTGGGGAACGTCATCTGCTGTAATGACCATGTCGCGCTGATCCACCCGGATCTCGAGCGGGAAACCGAAGAAAT CATCGCCGATGTCCTCGGCGTCGAAGTCTTCCGTCAAACCGTCGCCGACAACGTCCTGACTGGCTCCTACATGGCCCTCTCCAACCAAGGTGGTATCGTCCACCCCAAGACCTCCATCCGTGACCAGGATGAACTTTCCTCCCTCCTGCAAGTGCCCCTCGTCGCTGGTAGTGTCAACCGCGGTAGCCCCGTCGTCGGTGCCGGTATGGTCGTGAACGACTGGCTCGCTGTCACGGGTCTGGACACGACAGCCACGGAATTGAGTGTGATTGAAAGTGTCTTCCGTCTGGGTGAGATGGGTCCCCGTGGTGTTGGCATGGGTAACGCCAACAAGGAGAGTATCGTGGAGAGTTTCTACTAG
- the SAT4 gene encoding serine/threonine protein kinase SAT4 (COG:T;~EggNog:ENOG410PG7W;~InterPro:IPR017441,IPR008271,IPR000719,IPR011009;~PFAM:PF07714,PF00069;~go_function: GO:0004672 - protein kinase activity [Evidence IEA];~go_function: GO:0005524 - ATP binding [Evidence IEA];~go_process: GO:0006468 - protein phosphorylation [Evidence IEA]), whose amino-acid sequence MTPQSASPVPSAVSSTTASQISYDSRDGEPQVTRALAGMNLSAANGDVLPVPPTPAKIARPTMANRISRMFSNTGKSTPKEQESHRDFSDSSTESIKAPSNASIKQSKPTSKPSSKPNSKPSSRAPSRQASTKEEAEKKPKSSNGKDNKEAAPVHKRFELPGDGTHNHHLRSARRQEKLTDLLRDMLGGGRKKDDHVDEQQLSLMSTWIDQFKNERDKLAADKKGGPNATASLVDKYGKCQEIVGRGAFGIVRISHKVDPRDSKVEQLYAVKEFRRRPQETTKKYQKRLTSEFCISSSLRHPNVIHTLDLLQDAKGDYCEVMEYCAGGDLYTLVLAAGKLEVAEADCFFKQLMRGVEYMHEMGVAHRDLKPENLLLTTHGALKITDFGNGECFRMAWEKEAHMTAGLCGSAPYIAPEEYVEKEFDPRAVDVWATGVIYMAMRTGRHLWRVARKDEDEFYQRYLEGRKHEDGYAPIETLHRVSVERTPRFKLTLAHNVSQARCRNVIYSILDPNPSRRINASQVLKSEWVREIKLCKAGEEGY is encoded by the coding sequence ATGACTCCACAATCTGCTTCACCAGTACCTTCCGCagtctcctccaccacagcGTCACAGATCTCCTATGATTCCCGAGATGGAGAGCCCCAGGTAACACGTGCTTTAGCGGGCATGAATCTGTCCGCCGCGAACGGGGACGTCCTCCCcgttcctcccacccccgcaAAGATCGCTAGACCTACCATGGCCAATCGCATCTCTCGCATGTTCTCCAATACTGGGAAGTCGACTCCGAAAGAGCAGGAATCGCATCGCGACTTCTCAGACAGCAGTACAGAAAGCATCAAAGCTCCCTCGAACGCCAGCATCAAACAATCCAAGCCCACCTCTAAGCCCTCCTCCAAGCCCAACTCCAAGCCATCCTCCAGAGCCCCCTCGCGACAGGCATCTACGAaagaggaggccgagaagaagccaaagtccagcaatggcaaagataataaagaagCTGCCCCCGTTCACAAACGGTTCGAGTTGCCCGGAGATGGCACTCATAATCATCACCTCCGCAGCGCAAGACGACAGGAGAAGCTGACGGATCTACTACGTGACATGCTGGGCGGTggcaggaagaaggatgatcaCGTGGACGAGCAACAGCTATCACTTATGTCTACATGGATCGACCAGTTCAAAAACGAACGGGATAAGCTAGCCGCCGACAAGAAGGGCGGCCCCAACGCCACCGCTTCGCTGGTTGACAAATACGGAAAATGCCAGGAAATCGTTGGCCGTGGCGCCTTCGGTATTGTTCGGATATCCCACAAGGTGGACCCGAGAGACTCGAAAGTTGAACAGCTGTATGCCGTGAAAGAGTTCCGTCGTCGGCCACAggagacgacgaagaagtaTCAGAAGCGATTAACCTCGGAGTTTtgcatttcctcttcccttcgcCACCCCAACGTCATTCACACCCTTGATCTTCTACAGGATGCCAAAGGTGACTACTGTGAGGTGATGGAGTACTGCGCTGGAGGCGATCTCTATACCCTCGTGTTGGCGGCCGGAAAATTGGAAGTCGCCGAGGCGGATTGCTTTTTCAAGCAGCTTATGCGTGGCGTGGAGTACATGCACGAAATGGGTGTTGCCCACCGTGACCTGAAGCCTGAGAACCTGTTATTGACCACCCACGGAGCTCTCAAAATTACAGATTTCGGAAATGGTGAATGTTTCCGCATGGCATGGGAAAAGGAAGCTCACATGACTGCGGGCCTCTGTGGTTCAGCCCCTTACATCGCCCCGGAGGAATACGTCGAGAAGGAATTCGACCCTCGAGCGGTGGATGTATGGGCGACGGGTGTTATTTACATGGCCATGAGGACTGGACGCCATCTCTGGCGTGTGGCCcgcaaggatgaggatgaattTTACCAACGCTATCTGGAGGGTCGTAAGCATGAGGATGGTTACGCTCCCATTGAAACTCTGCATCGGGTAAGTGTTGAGCGAACCCCTCGCTTCAAGTTGACACTGGCTCACAATGTCTCCCAGGCGCGTTGCCGAAACGTGATCTACTCTATTCTGGATCCCAATCCTTCCCGCCGTATCAACGCCTCGCAAGTCTTGAAATCCGAGTGGGTTCGTGAGATCAAGCTGTGCAAGGCTGGCGAGGAAGGATACTGA
- the set2 gene encoding SET and WW domain protein (BUSCO:EOG09261B14;~COG:K;~EggNog:ENOG410PGM7;~InterPro:IPR001214,IPR006560,IPR001202,IPR036020, IPR003616,IPR013257,IPR038190,IPR025788;~PFAM:PF17907,PF08236,PF00856;~go_component: GO:0005634 - nucleus [Evidence IEA];~go_component: GO:0005694 - chromosome [Evidence IEA];~go_function: GO:0005515 - protein binding [Evidence IEA];~go_function: GO:0018024 - histone-lysine N-methyltransferase activity [Evidence IEA];~go_function: GO:0046975 - histone methyltransferase activity (H3-K36 specific) [Evidence IEA];~go_process: GO:0006354 - DNA-templated transcription, elongation [Evidence IEA];~go_process: GO:0006355 - regulation of transcription, DNA-templated [Evidence IEA];~go_process: GO:0010452 - histone H3-K36 methylation [Evidence IEA];~go_process: GO:0034968 - histone lysine methylation [Evidence IEA]), protein MSPHDYADHQSESVADAVTAMKLESDAAPENSAMPNGGGAMIKDESSNAASNASPVPTPKAERSRSSSRAPVKKEENYEDDGSNVKGAENNHGDNVEEEKVGGDIIVKLEPGQPPKLTRSSSQKVVPRPPQLFAHLPDSTAEAQATFDLMDACTYANKYMGYTEHAMECDCAEEWEPSVSKNLACGEDSDCINRATKIECMGDCGCGPECQNQRFQRREYAPVAVIKTEKKGFGLRAEADLRPHQFIFEYVGEVINEGQFRRRMRQYDEEGIKHFYFMSLSKGEFVDATKKGNLGRFCNHSCNPNCYVDKWVVGEKLRMGIFAERHIQAGEELVFNYNVDRYGADPQPCYCGEPNCTGFIGGRTQTERATKLSNATIEALGIDDADGWDTAVAKRPRKKKTGEDDEEYVDSVQPKSLEENGVTKVMAALMQCKEKWIAVKLLGRIQRCDDERVRNRVVKMHGYQILNSQLGMWKEDHNVVLQILDILDKFPRLTRNKIIDSKIESTIQPLTSCGDERVEKKSATLLQVWSTLEVGYRIPRMKRDPNATTPAVNQFGRRENTRDERRRSKSRSRSRSRSIEAPRGPAAQTRGGHGQRNPHHHGPRPFRRQFNPLPPGWFQAESNGRTYYYSARGDTTWTRPTKAAPQPPPAPKESRDKALQDIIDGIMNAKENTPKEKSGTPATPQASRPTPDMKDGQEKWRSYSEEKRKKIYENTLYPHVKYVVDKFKHKLPKDDLKRYAKDVAKKLVNSDFKNNRVGDPTKIDDKQQKKVKKFCKEFFDKAVVKHRAYEQRKAERQSKEPDAKPNDAAAEAVEDDGLHVKMSDDEDDRVPTQDDETPTTMTDEVQGLLKRKREDEPSTGDGSTTEYTTPSSSKRQRSSTPPPPPPPPMSPGNEQGQSGEDGNMKSDADEPTPADKQDLGSPPPPPPPPPYPEQEMDTNDNHFNPEDGVKELNPRHIGIEGRV, encoded by the exons ATGTCCCCTCATGACTACGCGGACCATCAATCAGAATCTGTCGCAGATGCGGTGACCGCGATGAAGCTGGAGTCCGACGCAGCGCCCGAAAACTCAGCCATGCCAAATGGCGGAGGAGCCATGATCAAGGATGAATCGTCAAACGCGGCCTCCAACGCCTCCCCCGTCCCGACCCCAAAGGCAGAACGAtcacgatcttcttctcgagccccggtgaagaaggaagagaactACGAAGACGACGGAAGCAATGTGAAAGGGGCGGAGAACAATCATGGGGACAacgtggaggaggagaaagtcgGAGGCGACATTATTGTCAAGCTCGAGCCTGGACAGCCTCCCAAGTTAACACGGAGCTCTTCCCAGAAGGTTGTTCCACGGCCACCGCAGTTGTTTGCCCATCTGCCGGATAGCACAGCTGAGGCTCAAGCGACGTTTGACTTGATGGACGCATGCACGTACGCCAATAAGTACATGGGTTATACTGAACATGCGATGGAATGCGATTGTGCTGAAGAATGGG AACCGTCGGTCTCCAAAAATCTGGCATGCGGTGAGGACTCAGATTGCATTAACCGCGCGACCAAGATCGAATGCATGGGCGATTGTGGATGTGGGCCAGAGTGTCAGAACCAACGATTCCAGCGAAGGGAATATGCTCCGGTGGCGGTGATCAAAACGGAAAAGAAAGGGTTCGGTCTCCGGGCGGAGGCTGACCTGCGACCGCACCAATTCATCTTTGAGTATGTGGGCGAAGTCATCAACGAGGGCCAATTTCGGCGCCGCATGAGACAGTATGACGAAGAGGGAATCAAGCACTTTTATTTCATGTCCCTCAGCAAGGGTGAATTTGTCGATGCGACCAAAAAGGGTAATCTTGGCCGCTTTTGCAACCATTCGTGCAATCCCAATTGTTATGTCGACAAATGGGTCGTTGGCGAGAAACTTCGCATGGGAATTTTTGCTGAACGACACATTCAAGCTGGTGAGGAACTCGTCTTCAACTACAATGTCGACCGCTATGGGGCAGATCCGCAACCCTGTTACTGCGGCGAGCCTAACTGTACCGGCTTCATCGGAGGTAGAACTCAAACGGAGCGGGCTACAAAGTTGTCGAATGCTACCATCGAAGCTTTGGGTATTGACGATGCAGACGGCTGGGACACCGCGGTTGCGAAGCGGCcacgcaagaagaagacgggagaggacgatgaggaataTGTGGACAGCGTGCAGCCCAAGTCCCTGGAGGAGAATGGCGTGACTAAGGTCATGGCGGCGCTCATGCAGTGCAAGGAGAAATGGATCGCGGTCAAGCTCCTGGGACGAATTCAGCGCTGTGATGATGAGCGAGTCCGTAATCGGGTGGTGAAAATGCATGGATACCAGATTCTGAACTCTCAGCTGGGCATGTGGAAGGAGGATCACAACGTCGTTTTACAGATTCTCGACATTCTCGACAAGTTTCCTCGTCTGACGCGGAACAAGATCATCGACTCCAAGATTGAGTCTACCATTCAACCATTGACCAGCTGTGGTGATGAGCgtgtggagaagaagtcagCCACCTTGCTGCAAGTCTGGTCGACCCTCGAGGTTGGTTATCGCATTCCACGCATGAAGAGAGATCCCAATGCCACGACGCCAGCTGTTAATCAGTTCGGGCGGCGGGAGAACACTCGAGATGAGCGACGACGGTCAAAGTCTCGTTCCCGATCGAGGTCGCGGTCTATAGAAGCCCCTCGCGGGCCAGCTGCTCAAACGCGAGGCGGACATGGCCAGAGAAATCCTCACCATCATGGTCCCCGACCCTTCCGTCGACAATTCAACCCCCTCCCGCCAGGATGGTTCCAAGCAGAATCAAATGGGAGAACCTACTATTACTCCGCTCGCGGGGATACTACCTGGACGCGACCGACAAAGGCCGCTCCTCAACCGCCACCGGCCCCGAAAGAATCGAGAGACAAGGCATTGCAGGACATCATCGATGGTATCATGAACGCCAAGGAGAACACACCAAAGGAGAAGAGCGGGACCCCAGCTACACCACAAGCGTCTAGACCAACACCGGATATGAAGGATGGTCAAGAAAAGTGGAGGTCATATAGCGAGGAGAAGCGAAAGAAAATCTATGAGAACACG CTCTATCCCCATGTCAAGTATGTGGTGGACAAGTTTAAGCACAAACTTCCAAAAGACGACTTGAAACGCTATGCCAAAGAT GTGGCTAAGAAACTGGTAAATTCGGATTTCAAAAACAACCGTGTTGGGGATCCTACCAAGATCGATGACAAGCAGcaaaagaaggtgaagaaatTCTGCAAAGAATTCTTCGACAAAGCTGTCGTCAAGCACCGCGCATACGAACAACGGAAAGCAGAGCGACAGTCGAAAGAGCCAGATGCGAAGCCAAATGACGCGGCAGCGGAGGCCGTCGAGGATGACGGTCTGCATGTAAAGATgtctgacgatgaggacgatcGGGTTCCAACACAGGATGACGAGACGCCTACGACCATGACAGACGAAGTGCAAGGCCTCTTGAAACGcaagagagaagatgagccAAGCACCGGTGATGGAAGCACAACTGAGTATACTACCCCGTCTTCGTCCAAGCGCCAACGATCCTCcacgccgccaccaccaccccctcctcccatgAGCCCTGGTAACGAGCAAGGCCAAAGTGGCGAAGATGGGAATATGAAGAGCGATGCAGATGAGCCCACTCCTGCAGACAAACAAGATCTTggttctcctccgcctcctccgccacctcctccctacCCTGAGCAGGAGATGGATACCAACGACAATCACTTCAACCCCGAAGATGGCGTGAAGGAGCTAAACCCGAGACACATTGGTATCGAGGGGCGGGTATAG
- a CDS encoding putative calcium/calmodulin dependent protein kinase (COG:T;~EggNog:ENOG410PHIQ;~InterPro:IPR000719,IPR011009,IPR008271;~PFAM:PF07714,PF00069;~go_function: GO:0004672 - protein kinase activity [Evidence IEA];~go_function: GO:0005524 - ATP binding [Evidence IEA];~go_process: GO:0006468 - protein phosphorylation [Evidence IEA]) produces the protein MKKLNHNNLVSLIEVLDDPTEDSLYMVMEMCKKGVIMKVGLEERADPYDDDQCRCWFRDLILGIEYLHAQGIVHRDIKPDNCLLTSDDVLKVVDFGVSEMFEKDSNMFTAKSAGSPAFLPPELCVVRHGDVSGKATDIWSMGVTLYCLRYGRLPFEKQSIFELYEAIKNDPVVCEGETDENFKDLMFRILEKDPAKRITMEELREHPWVTKNGLDPLLPESENTAEIVGLPTEEEMNSAITKTIGHVMAVIKAVTHFKRLIDPAKADPPMQSILGQEYETHFVEPPMEMEPEESFTASGNMPMLNKSQSLNMYNRRPWERDNVLQGFHQRRDDLIPNQLTDSSESLSHHSKPGPAPGNNGRIASRMEPERKDSGSIRSHNIAGGSIDEFQSNSNPQSPSPFVPLSRASSVTTKRSVEGTRGHARDPLEEEFPFLYIGPSTYTGSSNEPNMDADTDPIFEEPDNMISAEPDEMDVDVSHPIVSESPGAADFDIYETAYRQEIERIRTRTLPRQGTIPKMYLTRRVEGRDDVKKLVGQHSPDSPIASGRKNTGLSLSSAVSAIRLQLEQQQRQQEQKAQQAAENQKPAPLRPSVPSASGGIPEPVASLSAAAGTTTTSGPETSDPSDISSTTRLRSLLDRVRSSQDP, from the exons atgaagaagctgaatCACAACAACCTTGTATCTCTCATAGAAGTCCTCGATGATCCTACAGAAGACTCACTATACATGGTCATGGAGATGTGTAAGAAAGGAGTGATCATGAAGGTCGGGCTCGAGGAACGAGCAGATCCTTATGATGACGACCAATGCCGCTGTTGGTTCCGCGATCTGATTTTAGGAATCGAATACCTACATGCGCAGGGTATTGTACATCGCGATATCAAACCAGACAATTGTCTATTGACGAGTGACGATGTCTTGAAAGTCGTTGACTTTGGAGTGTCGGAGATGTTCGAGAAGGATTCAAACATGTTTACCGCAAAGTCAGCAGGCTCTCCTGCCTTTCTTCCGCCGGAACTGTGCGTCGTGAGACACGGTGATGTCTCGGGCAAGGCTACGGACATATGGTCTATGGGGGTCACACTGTACTGCCTTCGATATGGCAGGCTCCCATTCGAGAAGCAAAGTATCTTTGAGCTTTACGAAGCCATCAAGAACGACCCTGTTGTATGCGAGGGAGAGACCGACGAGAACTTCAAGGATTTGATGTTCCGAATCCTGGAAAAGGACCCGGCTAAGCGGATCACGATGGAGGAGTTGCGG GAACACCCTTGGGTGACGAAGAATGGACTTGATCCTCTTCTACCAGAGAGCGAGAACACCGCTGAGATCGTCGGTCTGCccacagaagaagagatgaacTCCGCCATTACGAAAACTATTGGTCACGTCATGGCCGTG ATCAAGGCGGTTACGCACTTCAAACGACTGATAGATCCGGCAAAGGCAGACCCGCCCATGCAGAGCATCCTTGGTCAAGAATACGAGACGCACTTTGTTGAGCCTCcaatggagatggagccAGAGGAGAGCTTCACAGCCAGCGGCAATATGCCCATGCTCAACAAGAGCCAGAGTCTGAACATGTATAATAGGCGACCTTGGGAACGTGATAACGTGTTGCAAGGCTTCCATCAGCGTCGCGACGATCTAATTCCCAACCAGCTTACCGACAGCAGCGAGTCTCTCAGCCATCACAGTAAACCCGGACCTGCGCCAGGCAACAACGGCAGAATTGCTTCCAGAATGGAGCCTGAACGGAAAGATTCCGGGTCTATTCGCAGTCACAATATCGCCGGAGGGTCGATTGACGAGTTCCAATCCAACTCCAACCCTCAGTCCCCGTCTCCTTTCGTCCCGCTATCCCGGGCTAGCTCGGTCACCACAAAGCGCAGCGTTGAAGGAACCCGTGGCCATGCACGCGATcctctggaggaggaattccCGTTCCTATACATCGGACCATCAACATACACCGGCTCGTCCAACGAACCCAACATGGATGCTGACACCGATCCCATCTTCGAAGAACCTGACAACATGATATCTGCCGAACCCGACGAGATGGACGTCGACGTATCCCATCCAATTGTAAGCGAGTCTCCCGGTGCCGCTGATTTCGACATCTACGAGACCGCCTATCGACAAGAAATTGAACGCATCCGGACCCGCACCCTTCCCCGGCAAGGCACCATTCCCAAGATGTACCTCACCCGCCGCGTGGAAGGACGAGACGATGTGAAGAAACTCGTGGGACAACATAGCCCCGATTCACCTATAGCATCAGGCCGAAAGAACACAGGCCTAAGCCTGAGCTCTGCAGTTAGCGCCATCAGACTTCAATTGGAGCAACAACAGCgacaacaagaacaaaaaGCACAGCAGGCTGCAGAGAATCAAAAACCGGCCCCACTTCGCCCATCTGTGCCATCTGCCTCGGGCGGCATTCCGGAGCCAGTCGCATCGTTGTCTGCGGCGGCTGGTACCACCACGACTAGTGGCCCTGAGACATCTGATCCATCAGATATCTCCTCGACAACCAGATTAAGGTCCTTGCTTGATCGGGTCAGGAGTAGTCAGGACCCGTGA
- a CDS encoding uncharacterized protein (COG:S;~EggNog:ENOG410PT6D): MSNQYERQAEDLYEAENDPSPVSGTFRDNSYAHETRSGLKNQVPVTRDDDIYEDPMQPPYSNSDQQLAQDEDEAIDQSNVIQGRTRGAKPQTRNQYNEGPDEDDLPDEVLYGNVGTSSTRYA, from the exons ATGTCCAACCAATACGAACGTCAAGCCGAAGACCTCTACGAGGCCGAGAACGACCCGTCCCCGGTATCTGGCACCTTCCGGGATAACTCGTACGCACACGAGACGCGATCGGGTCTGAAGAATCAGGTCCCCGTGACTCGGGACGATGATATCTATGAGGATCCGATGCAGCCGCCTTATTCCAATTCGGATCAGCAGCTTG CtcaagatgaagacgaggcgATTGATCAGAGTAATGTGATCCAGGGAAGGACGAGGGGCGCGAAGCCGCAGACTCGCAACCAGTATAATGAGGGCcctgatgaggatgatttgCCGGATGAGGTGTTGTATGGCAATGTGGGGACTTCGAGTACTCGCTATGCTTGA
- the BET5 gene encoding TRAPP subunit BET5 (COG:U;~EggNog:ENOG410PNSF;~InterPro:IPR007233,IPR011012;~PFAM:PF04099;~go_component: GO:0030008 - TRAPP complex [Evidence IEA];~go_process: GO:0016192 - vesicle-mediated transport [Evidence IEA]), whose amino-acid sequence MVPPSHPSTHPSPAIPIDVANLVSPILAECIYNRRWLPRPTSMTGSKSSRPTSETSTPGLPATLGQTARATDDDAKLIFGTVFSLRNMVRKLGGEDDNFVTYRTSQYKLHYYETPTNIKFVMLTDLKSPNMRVALQQIYINLYVEYVVKNPLSPAEHPGGIGVNNELFEESLEQFVTRVLS is encoded by the exons ATGGTACCTCCCtcgcatccatccacccacccatccccaGCCATTCCAATTGACGTTGCTAACCTGGTCTCTCCCATCCTAGCTGAATGCATCTATAATCGGCGCTGGCTCCCACGCCCAACCTCCATGACTGGCAGCAAGTCCTCACGACCGACTTCCGAAACATCTACTCCGGGTCTCCCCGCAACATTAGGCCAAACTGCGCGCGCCACGGACGACGATGCCAAGCTCATCTTCGGTACTGTTTTCTCCCTGCGCAACATGGTTCGCAAGCTAGGAGGCGAGGACGACAA TTTCGTTACCTACCGCACGAGCCAATACAAGCTCCACTACTACGAAACCCCGACCAACATCAAGTTCGTCATGCTGACGGACCTCAAGAGTCCAAACATGCGTGTTGCGTTGCAGCAAATCTACATCAATCTCTACGTCGAATACG TGGTCAAGAACCCGTTATCTCCCGCCGAGCATCCAGGTGGTATTGGTGTGAACAATGAGCTCTTTGAAGAGTCTCTGGAGCAGTTCGTG ACTCGGGTTCTGTCATGA